TCTTCGTGGCCGCGGCGCACCCCACGAGAGCAGCCGCCCCCGCCACGCCGACTGCGGTCCCCGCCACGGCGCGCACCCGCAGCGGCCGCCCCGCACCCGCGATCTCGGCGTCCGCGAGCGCCGCCATGGGGGAGACCCGGGACGCCCGCCGCGACGGCAGATACGCGGCCACGAACGTGACCCCGACCCCGACCGCGAAGGCCGCGACGGGTGTCCCCCAGCCGATCACCATCTCGGTCGACTTCAGGTTCATCCCGAACGCGCTCATGAGTTTGATGAGGCCGAGCGCCAGCCCGATGCCCGCCGCCAGGCCGAGCACCGAGCCCACCAGGCCGAGCAGCACCGCCTCCGTCAGGACGGAGCGCCGCACCTGCCGCCGGTCGGCCCCGAGTGCACGGAGCAGTCCCAGCTCGCGGGTGCGCTGCGCGATCAGCATCGAGAACGTGTTCACGATCAGGAAGATCCCGACCAGGACAGCGATCCCGGCGAAGCCGAGCATCACGTACTTGATCACGTCGAGGAACGAGCCGAGGTCCGCCGCGTCCGACGTGGCCTGTTCGCCGGCGGTCTTCAAGTCGTAGCCGGAACCGAGCTGTTGGGCGATGCGTTGCTTCAGGGCGGCGTCGCTCACCCCGGGGGCCGCGTCCACGGAGATGCTCGTCGCGCGGTCCGTACTGCCGAGCAGCTTCGCCTGCGCCGCCGCCGTGTCGAGGAAGACGAGCGCGGCGCCGGGGTTGGTGGTGCGGAAGGTCGCGATGCCCACGATCCGCACGGTGAAGGAGCCCGGCTGTGCGAGGACGGTGAGCGAGTCGCCGATGCGGATGTGCTTCTTGTCGGCGGTGTCGGCGTCGAGCAGCGCCTCGCCACTGCCGCGCGGGGCGTGCCCCGAGGTCAGGCGGACCGGACTGCGGTCCGTCACATACCAGTTGGTGGCGATGGTGGGGGCGCCGCTGGTCGGGCCGACCGATTTGTTCTTGTCGTCCACGACGGTGATGTTCTCGGCGGCGGCGTCGATCCTTGCCGCGGCGACGCCGTCGATGGACCTGATCTGCCGGGCGAGGCGGGCCGGGACGGTCTCGACCGCCCCGGTCGGCACCGACTCGCCGAGGGAGTCCTGCTTCGGATTCACCTGGACGTCGGCGGACGTGGACGCGAACAGCCGGTCGAAGGTGCGGGTCACCGTGTCCGAGAAGACCAGGCTGCCCGCCACGAACGCCACCGAGAGGACGATGGCAAGCCCCGACAGGACCAGTCGGCCCTTGTGCGCGAGGAAACTCCTGAGCGTCGCCTTAAGCACAACGGCCTCTCTATGGCTGGGAGTTGTGGGGGTTTCCCCCGGTGAACAGTCGCATGCGCTCCAGGACCGCCTCCGCCGTGGGCTGTGGCATCTCGTCCACGAGGCGGCCGTCACCGAGGAAGAGCACCAGGTCGGAGTGGCCCGCCGCGCCGGGGTCGTGCGTCACCATCACGACGGTCTGCCCGAGGTCGTCCACCGCCTCGCGCAGGAACCCGAGGACCTCCAGGCCCGCGCGCGAGTCCAGATTCCCCGTCGGCTCGTCCGCGAAGATCAGTTCCGGCCGCGACGCGAGGGCTCTGGCGCAGGCCACTCGCTGCTGCTGCCCTCCGGAGAGCTGCGCGGGACGGTGCTTGAGCCGGTCGCCGAGGCCCAGCGTGTCGATGACCTGCTTCAGCCACTCCGCGTCCGGGGTGCGGCCCGCGATGTCCATCGGCAGCGTGATGTTCTCCGCCGCGTTCAGCGTCGGAATGAGGTTGAACGACTGGAACATGAAGCCGATCCGGTCGCGCCGCAGCTGCGTCAGCTCCTTGTCGCGCAGGCCCGTGATCTCGGTGCCCCCGAGCCACACCTGACCCGCGGAGACCGAGTCGAGCCCGGCCAGGCAGTGCATCAGCGTGGACTTGCCCGACCCCGAGGGGCCCATGACTGCGGTGAACCGGCCGCGCGCGATGTCCACGTCGACCGAGTCGAGCGCGAGGACCGCGGTCTCCCCGGACCCGTACGCCTTGGTCAGGCCGCGGGCGCGCGCGGCGACGTCGCCCGCCTCCGCCAGGCCGTAGGGCTGTTCTGCTGCCGCTGTGGACAAGGCCGCCTCCTGGATCCCGCCGTCGTCCTGGCCGTCACGACTCCCGTGTCGCGTACGAGGGTAGTGGGGTGCGTCACACCTGCGGTATCCCTCCGAGGTCGGGCTCCCGATACGCGTGTAAGGGGCACCTTCGCCGTCTCCTTGCCGGTGCTAGCACGTCGGCGCTAGCGTGAAGTCATGGCGAAGACTCAGCTGAACGTACGGGTGGACGAGGACACCGCCCGAGCCGCGCGTGAGCGTGCGCTCGCACGCGGCGTGAGCGTGAACAGGTACATCGAGGAGCTGGTCAGACAGGACGCGGGCGAGCTCGGCCGGACGTTCGTCGAGGCAGCCGCCGACTTCATGAAGCAGTACGAATCCGTGTTCGCCGAGGAATTCGGCGCGGAGCGCGAAGGCCGACGCTGAGCCCTTGAGCGAATCGAAGAACGTGCGTATCGACCTGGCCTGGCTTCTCATGATCGCCGAACAGAAGACCCCCGGAGACCCTCAGGTGACCGACTGGGGCGCGCTCGTCGCCGCCGTCAGCCGGCACGAGGCGGAGATCTTCGGGACCGCCGTCTACGACAGCCCGCACGCGCGGGCCGCGTCACTGCTCCAGCTGCTCCTCCACGTCCCGGCCCTCGAACGCTCGAACGCCATGTTCGCGTCGGCCGTCGCGTACGCCTATCTCGTCGCCAGCGGCCTCAAGGTCGCCACGTCGCCCGACCAGGTCAGGGAACTGGCCCGCCTGGTCAAGGACGGCGGGGCGACCGTGCACGACATCGCGGAGGAACTCCGCAGATGGACCCTGTGAGCCGCTAGGGCTACCCGGCGACGCTCGCGGCGAAGGCCGTCGTGTCCCACGTTCCGTCCAGCTCCGGTGCCAGCCAACTCGGCGCGGATGTACGGAAGTCGGGGTGTGTGCCTGCCCCTTCGGGGATCGCGCCGAGGAGCTTCGTCCCCGAGACCTCAGGGAAGTCCGCGAGATTGCAGCGGGCCGCGAGGTCGGGGTGCTCCGGCCAGCTGCCGACGACGACGCCGAGCGGCGTCAGGTCACGGGCGCGCAGTGCCTCCGTCGTCAGGGCCGTCGAGTTGAGCGTGCCGAGCCCCGCCGCCGCGACGACGAGAACCGGCGCTCCGAGCTGCCTGGCCGCGTCGGCGAGGGTGCCCCCGTCCGCGTCGAAGCGCACGAGCAGGCCGCCCGCGCCCTCGACCAGGACGAGGTCGTGCTCCGCGGCCAGCTTCGCCGCCGCGTCGGCCACCTCGTGCGGGCGCACCGGGGGGAGGCCGGCGCGCAGCGCGGCCGTCGCAGGCGCCAACGGCTCGGGGTACCGCGCCAGTTCGACGGCCGTCACCCCGCCGCCCACCAGGCGCTTCACCTCGTCCGCGTCCCCGCACTCGCCGGGACCGACCCCGGTCTGAGCCGGCTTCAGGACGGCCACCGACCGCCCCGCGGCCAGCGCGGCGGCCGCCACGGCCGCCGTCGTGACCGTCTTGCCGATCTCGGTTCCGGTCCCCGTGACCACCAGTACCGTCATGCTGTTCAGCCCTCCCGCGCCGCCGCGCACACCGCGCGGCCGATCCGTGCCAGATCCTCGTCCCCCGTGATGTACGGGGGCATCGTGTACACGAGGTCGCGGAACGGCCGCAGCCACACGCCCTCGCGCACCGCCGCCCGAGTGGCGGCCGCCATGTCGATCTCGTGGTCCAGCTGTACGACGCCGATCGCGCCGAGCACGCGCACGTCGCGCACCCCGGGCAGCTCCGAGGCCGCGGCGAGCGACTCCCGCAGACCCGACTCGATCCGCTTGACCTCCGTGGCCCAGTCCTGCCCGAGCAGGAGGTCGATCGAGGCACAGGCCACCGCGGCGGCGAGGGGGTTCCCCATGAACGTGGGCCCGTGCGCGAGCACCGGCACCTCGCCGCGCGAGATCCCGTCCGCCACGCGCGCTGTGCACAGCGTCGCCGCCAGTGTCATATAGCCGCCGGTCAGGGCCTTGCCGACACACATCACATCGGGCGTCACCGAAGCGTGCTCCGCGGCGAACAGCGCCCCGGTCCGCCCGAACCCGGTGGCGATCTCGTCGAACACGAGGAGCACGTCGTGCGCGTCGCAGGCCTCGCGCAGGACCCGCAGATACGCGGGGGAGTGGAACCGCATCCCGCCCGCGCCCTGCACCACGGGTTCCACGATCACGGCGGCCAGCTCATGGGCGTGACGCCCGATCAGCTCGTGCAGATGATCCGCGTAGGCCTCCTCGTACGCGGCCGGCGGGGCGTCGGCGAACACGTGCTGCGGCAGCGCGCCCGACCACAGCTCGTGCATACCGCCCTCGGGGTCGCAGACCGCCATCGGCTGCCAGGTGTCGCCGTGGTAGCCACCACGCCAGGTCAGCAGGCGGCGCTTCTCCGGCTTCCCGAGGGAACGCCAGTGCTGGAGGCACATCTTGATCGCGACTTCGACGGACACGGAGCCCGAGTCGGCGAGGAACACATGCTCCAGACCTTCGGGCGACATGTCGACAAGGCGTTTCGCGAGGCCGACGGCGGGCTCGTGCGTGAGCCCGCCGAACATGACGTGGCTCATCCTGCCGAGCTGGTCGCGCACCGCCTCGTTGAGCACAGGGTGGTTGTAGCCGTGGACAGCCGACCACCAGGACGACATCCCGTCGACCAGCTCGGCACCTTCACCGACCCCACCGCCCCCGCCGGCGAGCCGGAGTCGCACCCCGGCCGCCGACTCGACGACGAGCGGCTCCTGCCGCCCCGGCATCGGACCGTACGGATGCCAGACGTGCCGCCGGTCGAGGTCGAGCAGCTCCGCCACGGGCAGCCCCGACACCGGCAGTCCCGGCCCCTCAGGCATTGGGCGCGAGATCCGTACCGGCACCCCGGCGGCGTACGGCGACGAGGTCCGTACGCGCCTCGGGGACCTCGGCGACCAGGGACTCCGCAGCGTCTTCGTGCGAGCCGCAGCCCCCTTCCTCATGGGAGCCGCAGCCCCCGCCGGAACCGCAGGCCGAACCCGCGCCGGAACCGCAGGCCGCCGCAGCCTCGGAACCGCACGGCCCGCCCCGGTGCTCGGGCAGCGTCACCTGATCGGTGCCCTCGACCTCGAACCCGGCGTCCGTGATCATGTCCAGGTCCGCCTTGCCCGCCTGGCCCTCACTCGTCAAGTAGTCGCCGAGGAAGATGGAGTTGGCGAGGTGGAGCGCCAGCGGCTGCATCGAGCGCAGGTGCACCTCGCGCCCGCCCGCGATCCGCACCTCGACGTCGGGGCAGACGAAGCGGACCATCGCGAGGATCCGCAGGCAGCGCTGCGGCGTCAGGTTCCACTCCTTGGCGAGGGGCGTGCCCTCGAAGGGGATGAGGAAGTTGACCGGCACCGAGTCCGGGTCGAGTTCGCGCAGGGAGTAGACGACGTCGACCAGGTCCTCGTCGCTCTCGCCCATGCCCGCGATGAGACCGGAGCAGGCGGACAGACCGGCCGCGTGGGCCTTCTGCACCGTGTCGACGCGGTCCGCATAGGTGTGCGTCGTCGTGATGTCGCCGTACGTGCCCTCGGAGGTGTTGAGGTTGTGGTTGTACGCGTCGGCCCCCGCGCCGCGCAGCCGCTCGGCCTGGCCCTCGGACAGCAGACCGAGGCAGGCGCACACCTCGACGCCCTCGTTCTGCTCCTTGATCGCGCCGATGGTCTCCGACACGCGGTCGACGTCCCGGTCCGTCGGGCCGCGCCCGGACGCCACCAGACAGACCCGCTTCGCGCCGCCCGCGACACCGGCGGCCGCGGCCTTCGACGCCTCGTCGGGCTTCAGCCACGTGTACTTGAGGATCTCCGCCTTGGACCCGAGCCGCTGCGAGCAGTACGAGCAGTCCTCGGGGCACAGGCCCGACTTGAGGTTGACCAGATAGTTGAGTTTCACCCGCCGGCCGAACCACTGGCGCCGCACCTTGCCGGCCGCGGCCACCACATCGAGCAGTTCGTCGTCGGAAGTCGCCAGAACGGCGAGCGCTTCTTCGCGGCTCGGCAGCTCGCGCCGCAGCCCCTTGTCCACCAGCGTGTTCAGCAGGTCCATGGCCCGATCCTGACCTACGTCCCCTGCTCAGGCCAAGGAGGCTTCGGACAACTCTGCCGGTTCGGCGTGTGGGTATTGCCACATCCTGGGTGGCTGGATGTCCCGCTAGTGTCTGTGCACTGCCTACAAAGACGCAGCGGGCACGGGACAGCACACCCCGCTCGAGAACCGGCCGCGACACGGCCGTCGGAGGGACTCACATGGCGGGATCGCCGTTCGGCTGGATCGACGAGCAGGAGCGCGTGCGCCGCGGCGCCGGACTGGTCCGCACGCTGCGTCCCCGCCCCGCTGAGAACCCGCTCCTCGATCTCGCGAGCAACGACTACCTCGGCCTCACCCGCCACCCCGAGATCACCGGGGGAGCGGCGGACGCGGCGCTGCGCTGGGGTGGCGGCGCCACCGGCTCCCGGCTCGTCACGGGCACCACGGAACTGCACACCGAACTCGAGCGCGAACTGGCCGCGTTCTGCGGCTTCGAGGCGGCACTCGTCCTGTCGTCCGGCTACGCGGCCAACCTCGCCGCCGTGACCGCGCTCGCCCCGCACGGCTCCCTGATCGTCTCGGACGCGAGCAATCACGCCTCCCTCATCGACGGCTGTCGGCTCGCCCGCGGCGCCACGCAGGTCGTCCCGCACGCCGACCCGGGCGCCGTCCGTAAGGCCCTCGACACGCATCAGGGGCAGGCGGTCGTCGTCTCCGACTCCGTCTTCTCGGTGGACGGCGACGCCGCTCCACTGGCTGAACTGGCAGGAGTGGCAAGGGAGTTCGGGGCCGGCCTGATCGTCGACGACGCACACGGACTCGGCGTGCTCGGTGACGGCGGCAGGGGCGCGCCGCAGGCGGCGGGGCTCTCGGGCGCCGACGACACCGTCGTCACCGTCACCCTCTCCAAGTCGTTCGGCAGCCAGGGCGGCGCCGTCCTCGGTCCCGCCCGGGTGATCGACCATCTAGTCAACACCGCACGGACGTTCATCTTCGACACGGGCCTCGCGCCCGCGGCGGCCGGCGCCGCACTCGCGGCCCTGCGCCTGCTGCGCCGCGAGCCCGAGCGCGCCGACCGGGCGCGCGCCGTGGCCTCCTCGCTGCACGAACTCCTCACTGCCGAGGGGCTCCAGGCCGTTCGACCGGACGCCGCCGTCGTCTCCGTGCGCGCGCCGTCCCCCGAAGAGGCCGTGCGCTGGGCGGCCGACTGCCGCGAAGCCGGCCTCGCCGTCGGCTGCTTCCGGCCGCCGTCCGTGCCGGACGGCATTTCACGGCTGCGGCTGACCGCCCGCGCCGACCTGACCGACGATCAAATCGCCGAGGCCGTACGGGTGATCAGCCGCAACGCTCCCGACTCGGCGTTCACCGCAAGGAGCTGAGGAACCCCTCCCAGGCGGAGGGCGAGAACAGCAGGGCGGGTCCGGCCGTGCGCTTGGAATCGCGCACCGCGAGGAGTCCGGCCGAAGGGCCGTGGTGCAGCGGAGCCGTCTCGACGCAGTTGTTCATTCCGGTGCTTCGGCTGCTTCGCCGCCATGACGCGTCGTGCAGAGAGGTGCTGGGAACCGCGGCGGATGGTACGTACCGAGGCAGAGCTGACATGGTGCCTCCTTACGTGCGTTCACTGTCCGGTGGGGGGTGCGCTCCGGCGATCCCGGTGATGAAATCCAGTGAGTCCCCGGGCGAAAGGGCGTGGATCCGAAGGGCGTCGAAGGCGTCCGTGTACGCCTTGAGGTCTTCTTTCCGCTCGAGGTAGAGGCTACTCGTCAAATGGTCGAGAACTACTACGTCCAGATCAGAAGTGTTCGGAAATGAGAACACAACGAAAGGGCCGGTTAGTCCGACATGCTCCCCCGCGGTGAACGGCAATACCTGTAGCCGCACATGGGGAAGCTTCGCCACGGCGGCGAGATGACGCAGCTGCTCCGCCATCACCCGGGGACCGCCCACCGGCCGCCGCAGCACCGCCTCGTCGAGTACCGCGCTGAGCCGCAGCGGCGACGCCGAACGCAGCACGTCCTGTCGGGCGATCCGCACCTCGACCAGGGCGTCGACCTGCCCGTCCGGCAGCCCGTCGAGCGCGGCCCTGGTTACCGCACGCGCGTAGTCGGGCGTCTGGAGAAGGCCCGGCACGACGGACGTCTCGACCGTCCTGACCCGGCACGCCTGCGACTCCAGGCTGATGAAGTCCCGGTAGGCGGGCGGCAGAAGGCCCCGGTAGGCGTGCCACCAGTGCTGGCCGCCGTCGTCCCCCGACCCGGCCAGCGCGACCAGTAGGTCCCGTATGCCGGGGTCCGTGACCTCGAACGCGTCGAGCAGGAGGCGTACGTCCGACGCTTTCACGCCGCTGCGGCCGGTCTCGATACGGCTCACTTTCGACTGGTGCCAGCCGACGAGCCGGGCCGTCTCGCCACTGGTGAACCCCGCGCGGGCGCGCAGCGCGCGCAGCTCCGCGCCGAGCCTGCGGCGGCGCACCGCCGGACCGTGTTTCATTCTGTCTCCTCGGACCTGCGGCCCGGCTCCTTCCGGCCCGGCGGATCGTGTTCCGAGCCGACGGTAGAGGAAGCCGGCGGCGTACGCCCAAATGCGGTCCACCAACGCAGAGTTCACCGCTTCGAGCGACAGATATATGCATATCTCGGGGGATCGGCTCCACTGGAGGAGCGGGAGTGGCAGTCTGGCGCGAAGCACCAGTCCGGGGGTCGCCTCGAGTCATCCGCCATGTGTCGGATTCAGGCCCCGGCGAAAAAAGGGACGACGTCGCCATGGCAGATCACCAGGAAGCATCCGTCACTCTGCCGAGCGATCCTGCCTCGGTCTCGTCGGCCCGCACATATGTCGGTGACGTACTCGCCGAATGGGGCATGCCGCGGGACGCGGAAACAGCCGACACGGTCCGGCTCATCGTCTCCGAACTCGCCACGAACGCCGTGATGCACACCCGCGGGCAGTCGCCGGTCTTCACCGTCGACGTGCAGCTGGAGCGCGACGAACACCTGCGCATCGGCGTCACGGACAGCCACCCGTGCTACCCGAAGCGGCTCCCGGCCGCCGTCCAGCAGGACAACGGGCGCGGCATGGTGATCATCCGCTGTCTGACCTCCGAGTGCGGCGGAAGCCTGTCGGTCAGGCCCACCCCCGAGGGCGGCAAGACCGTGTGGATCGCCCTGCCGTGGACGGTCCCCGTCCAGTCGGTGTGAAGGCCGGCTGCGGTGGCGCGGCTACGGGGACGGGGTGCCCGTCTTCTCCTGCGCCCGCGTGAGTGAGCGCCGCACCAGACGCGGCAGCACGCCCCACAGGCCCGCACAGACCGCGAACGTGCCCGCCCCGGCCGCGATGCCCGCCGCCCGCCCCGCGGTGACGTCCACGACGAGCAGCACGGACCCGGCCAGGGCGAGCATCAGAACGCCCAGGCCGACCGCGGCGAGCCGCGAGGACATCTGCACGATCTGCGGTTTGGCACCCCGCCCGAAGAGCGCGCGGTGCAGCGCCGCGGGCGCCGTGAACAGCGCGGCGGCGAGCACCGCGAGCAGCAGCGTCGCGATGTACGTCGCGCGCTGCACGCCGTCCAGTGCCGGGAACCTTGGAGTGAACGCCAGCGTCAGCAGGAACGCGAAGAGGATCTGCACGCCCGTCTGGGTGACTCTCAGCTCCTGGAGCAGCTCGCCGAAGTTCCGGTCCGCGCGCTCCAGCGGCGTCTCGTGCCGGTCCCGCCCCACGCTCCTGGGACCTGAGTTGCGTGGGGCATCCTCGTCGCCGGCCGGTCGGTCCTCGTCCATACGACCACGAGTACCCCATCGCGCGGTTCCGAGACGGCCGGGGAGGGCGCGTGCACCCGGTAACGCCTGACGGGCCGCCAGGGCCCCAGGAGCCCGTCAGGTGGCGCTACCGCACGCGCCCGTACCAGACGCTCTTCGTCCAGATCCGCTGGAGCCGCACCACGTCACCGGTCTTCGGCGAGTGCCAGATCCTTCCCTTCCCGGCGTAGATGCCGACGTGGTAGACGCCGCGGCCCGAATGGAAGAAGACCAGGTCACCGCGTTTGCGATGGGACGCGGAGACATGGCGGGTCTTGTTGTACTGCTGGGCGGCGGTACGGGGCAGCTTCTTGCCCACTCGCTTGAACGAGTAGACCGTCAGGCCCGAGCAGTCGAACCTGTGCGGTCCTGAGGCGCCCCACTGGTAGGGGCTTCCCTTCCTTGATGCCGCGATCTGGAGAGCCTTCGTCGCAGGTGGCGAGGCCTCCGCTTCGGGCGTGGCTCCTGGGACCAGCAGGCTGCCGCCCGCTACGGCGAGCGTGAGGGCCGAGGCGGTGCCGGCCCGGGTCAGCAGCGACGGGACACGATTGAGCGCAGTCATGCGCAACCCTTCGTCAGCCGCCTGTGAAGGATGACCTGTCGGATTCGGGCTGGCGAAGTTGCCCGGCCGCGAAGTGCGGCTTCACCCCAAGGGCCGGCCCGGAAAACAGCTCCGGCGGCCCGTCGTGCCTGGGTCCTCCACTCCTGCCGATCCACTTCTGTCGACCTGGCATCCGTACGGCGGCAGGACTCGGCGTCCGCACGGACCGCCCCGCCGCGGCGGCGGGGGCTTGTCGTCGGAAGGGATCTTCACGCACAAACACCGCGAACGCAGAGCGGAATCGGCGTTGTGTGAGTGTCCTCACGAGTGATCCAATCGGGTGGACAGCACACTTCTCCACCCCGGTGCGGGGGTCCCAACGAGCCCCGCACCAGCAGCGGAAGGCGGAATTCCCGACTTCGCGTAGGCGTTCCGCGCAACTTTTCCGGTTCGCATGTGCGAGTACCGGCTACGCCGTATGTGGGTACCTCTTCTGGTCCGTTTCGACCCCGGCCCGGACGGTTCGGATCGATCGCTTCGGTCTTGAACGGACCGTCAATTGACCGACTCCGGCGGCACTGTGACCCGTTGTGTCCTCCTTTCTCCGTCCAGGAGCCGCAAAGCCCGAGCCAGCGTCGTCGCGTGGAGCTCGGCCTCGCCCCGCTGATGCATGAGCGTCAGGGCGTCCCTGAGCGCCGTCGCCCCGCCGACGAGTGCTTGCGCGGCCCGGAGTCCGCCATACGTGTGGTCGCTCCTGGCCGGGTTGATCCTTCCGAGCAGGTCGACCACTTCCAGATAGCGGTCGAGGAGTTCGCACTCGGCGCGCGTCAGCGCGGGCAGCGGGGGCAGCTCGGGCGGCAGCATCGCCGGGTCACCTGGCGCCGTGGCCCGAGCCGGACGGCTTGCGGTTCTCGATGACCCGGTCCACGAGCCCGTACTCCACGGCGTCCTGGGCCTGAAGGATCTTGTCCCGCTCGATGTCGGCGGCGATGCGCTCTCGGCTCTGCCCGGTGTGCCGCGCGAGCAGTTCCTCCAGCTGGGCGCGCATGCGCACCAGTTCACGGGCCTGGATCTCCAGGTCGGTCGGCTGGCCCTGCGCGGGCTCGGTCAGCCCCGGCTGTTGGATCACCACGCGCGCGCCGGGCAGCATGGCCCGCTTCCCCGGCGTCCCGGCGGCCAGGAGTACGGCGGCGGCGGAGGCGGCCTGCCCGAGGCACACGGTCTCGACCTCGCAGCTGACGAACTTGATCGTGTCGTAGATCGCCGTCATGGCGCTGAACGAGCCGCCGGGGGAGTTGATGTACAGCGAGATGTCCCGGTCCGGCGCGGCGTACTCGAGGTGGATGAACTGCGCCATCACATCGTTCGCGGAGGTGTCGTCGATCGGTGTCCCCAGGAAGACGATCCGCTCCTCCAAAAGCTTGGAGTACGGATCGAGCGGTCCCTGTCCGGCCGAGGTGCGCTCGGTGAACTCGGGCAGGACGTAGCGGGCGGAAGGTCGGTTCATGGCACATGCCTCCGTGAGCGCGGAACTCTGTCGCTGCTTCTGTAAAAAATGTACAGGACGTACGGATGGCTGAGTAGGACCAAGGCTCCGAGAAACGCGAAGAAGGGGGCCGGCCCGCGCCCGATGCACGTGGCCGACCCCCTCTCCGTGCTTCTGGGGCGTGGCTACCGGTCGCCGTCGTCCGTCCTGGACAGGCGCAGCGCGAGGTGTTGCAGGAGGTCGGCGCTCTTGATGTCGGTCCTGCCCGAGTCATGCACCTCGGCGAGCTCGGAGAAGAGGAAAGCGAACGCGCCCACCAGGGAGATCGTCACCGGCATCAGCGCCGCGATGGTCGCCTCCGCGGCCTCCTCCACGCTCGATTCCGCCGGGATCTCGATGGAGGGGAACGCCTCTGTCACCAGGCGCCCGAGCTGGGCGTCCTCGGTCTCGATGTCGGGCTCGGCATCCTTGCTGAGCCTGCGCACCATTTCCTGGGTCTCGGTCAGGACGCCGATTGCGCGCAGGATGATCTCGCTCTGTTCCATGCGCGGAGCCTAGGCGGACGGTGCCCCGCCGCGGGCGCTGTTCCGGGCGGGGCTTCGTCGGATCCGCGCAAGCAGCCATGCAGCACGAACAGTTGACACGTCGACGTTACGCGCGGCCACTGACAACGGCGGCGCCCCGAACCGTCCCGCCCGAACCGCCGCCCCACCTGCGGGTTGCCGTGCCGTCACGGACCGTGTCCGCGCAGGGGGTCCGGTCTAAGCTGGAGGACATGGCCTACGAGATTCCGGTGACGCAAGCCCGCGCTGAGCTCGCCGATCTGATCAACCGCGTCGTGTACGGCGGTGAACGCGTCGTCGTGACCCGGCACGGCAAGCCGCTCGTCGCGCTGGTCTCCGCCGCCGATCTCGAGCGCCTCGAGGCCCTGGGGGAATCGGGGGACGAGCAGGTGATCAGCTCCGTCTCCGGCATCGGCTCGACCTCGTCCGCCGGCGGCGACCGCCACCGCTTCGGCATCGCCGCGGAGCACCGGGGACCGGAGGTCAGGTAAGTCGGCGGATCCGGCAGCTCCGGCAGATCTAGCCGGTCCGCCACGTCCAGTACGTCTCCGCCGGCCTCAAGAGGCGCCCGGATCAAGTGACTTGGGTGACTGTCCCGGGCAGGGAAAGGCCGTGCGCCCCCGTCCGCTACAGCGGGGACACACGGCTGTCATGAGGGCGCGCGGCGTCAGCCGACCGCCACCGCCTCCCGCGCCGCGGGCTCCCCGGCCCCTTCGCCGGCGCCCCGCTTCTTGCGCAGCCCGCCCAGCAGTACGCAGGCGAGCCCGAGCCCTGCCCAGGCCGCCAGCGTGATCGCGGGCGTCATGGCCCGCGCCCCGTCGAAGTACGAGACCGAGCGCAGCAGCGTTCCCCCCGCGCCCGGCGGCAGGAGCTGGCCGATGCGGCCGACCGGTTCGGGCAGTAGCTGCGGCGCCGACGACACCCCCGAGAACGGGTTGCCGAGCAGCACCATCAGGAGTGAGCCCACCCCGATCCCCGCCGGGCCGAACAGCGCGGAAAGTCCGGCCACGGTGCCGCCCACGGCCAGCGCCGACAGGCCCAACACCCCGGCTTCCGCCCACCAGTTGCCCGTAAGCACCCCGAGCCAGCTGTGCGTGAGCGCCGCCGCCACGACGCCTACGAGCGAGGACGCCACCACGAGCGCACCCGCCGCCCGCCACCCGCGCAGCCCGAGCAGCGTCACCACGGCGCCGCCGGCCACACCCGCGATCGCCAGCGGCAGCACGCTCGAACTCAGCACCGCCCCACGCGGATCCCCGGCCGGCGCGGCGACCACGTCGACCGTCGGCACCCGCGTGCCCTTCGGCGCCTCGGCGGTCACGGCCTGCTGGAGCAGCTGCGCGACGACGGGGCTCGCCGCCGTCGCGGTGAGGAGCTTC
The DNA window shown above is from Streptomyces sp. NBC_01445 and carries:
- a CDS encoding DUF6328 family protein, whose translation is MDEDRPAGDEDAPRNSGPRSVGRDRHETPLERADRNFGELLQELRVTQTGVQILFAFLLTLAFTPRFPALDGVQRATYIATLLLAVLAAALFTAPAALHRALFGRGAKPQIVQMSSRLAAVGLGVLMLALAGSVLLVVDVTAGRAAGIAAGAGTFAVCAGLWGVLPRLVRRSLTRAQEKTGTPSP
- a CDS encoding C40 family peptidase; its protein translation is MTALNRVPSLLTRAGTASALTLAVAGGSLLVPGATPEAEASPPATKALQIAASRKGSPYQWGASGPHRFDCSGLTVYSFKRVGKKLPRTAAQQYNKTRHVSASHRKRGDLVFFHSGRGVYHVGIYAGKGRIWHSPKTGDVVRLQRIWTKSVWYGRVR
- a CDS encoding ATP-dependent Clp protease proteolytic subunit; this encodes MNRPSARYVLPEFTERTSAGQGPLDPYSKLLEERIVFLGTPIDDTSANDVMAQFIHLEYAAPDRDISLYINSPGGSFSAMTAIYDTIKFVSCEVETVCLGQAASAAAVLLAAGTPGKRAMLPGARVVIQQPGLTEPAQGQPTDLEIQARELVRMRAQLEELLARHTGQSRERIAADIERDKILQAQDAVEYGLVDRVIENRKPSGSGHGAR
- a CDS encoding type II toxin-antitoxin system Phd/YefM family antitoxin: MAYEIPVTQARAELADLINRVVYGGERVVVTRHGKPLVALVSAADLERLEALGESGDEQVISSVSGIGSTSSAGGDRHRFGIAAEHRGPEVR
- a CDS encoding ABC transporter permease, with product MSSPTATPAPPSPARRMAAVALLVPMLVALALWAFAWPGARTAPRDLPLGVAGPAAATAPVEQQLRSHKGAFEIHRYADEAAARAAITDRTVYGAVAATPQGPKLLTATAASPVVAQLLQQAVTAEAPKGTRVPTVDVVAAPAGDPRGAVLSSSVLPLAIAGVAGGAVVTLLGLRGWRAAGALVVASSLVGVVAAALTHSWLGVLTGNWWAEAGVLGLSALAVGGTVAGLSALFGPAGIGVGSLLMVLLGNPFSGVSSAPQLLPEPVGRIGQLLPPGAGGTLLRSVSYFDGARAMTPAITLAAWAGLGLACVLLGGLRKKRGAGEGAGEPAAREAVAVG